In one window of Fictibacillus phosphorivorans DNA:
- the trpC gene encoding indole-3-glycerol phosphate synthase TrpC produces the protein MLTKILKQKEREIAVLPSFKKGELDFTDKDHRPFAKRIANSQKRPALIAEVKKASPSKGVIKENFNPIEIAMDYEKAGATCLSVLTDTEFFQGDLQYLKDIRNHVSLPLLRKDFIIDEKQIIESVENGADAILLIAACLPADRLGTLHALATECGLECLVEVHSEQEIKQVYDVCDPSMIGINNRDLKSFTTDIEHTFSLLPSIKNETLVISESGIKTASDVKSLFDHHVNGMLIGETLMRADSIEKKIREIYHDCSN, from the coding sequence ATGTTAACTAAAATATTGAAACAAAAAGAAAGAGAAATAGCGGTACTTCCTTCATTCAAAAAAGGGGAGCTGGATTTTACAGATAAAGATCATCGCCCATTTGCGAAAAGAATCGCTAACTCTCAGAAAAGACCTGCATTGATCGCAGAAGTGAAAAAAGCTTCACCCTCTAAAGGAGTCATAAAAGAAAATTTCAATCCTATAGAGATCGCAATGGATTATGAAAAAGCAGGAGCAACTTGTTTATCCGTCTTAACGGACACAGAGTTCTTTCAAGGAGACCTTCAATATTTAAAAGATATTCGAAATCATGTCTCGCTACCTTTATTAAGAAAGGATTTCATCATCGATGAAAAGCAGATCATTGAAAGTGTAGAGAACGGAGCAGATGCGATCCTGCTGATTGCCGCTTGCTTACCTGCAGATCGATTAGGAACGCTTCACGCACTGGCAACGGAATGCGGGTTAGAGTGCTTGGTCGAAGTTCATTCAGAACAAGAGATTAAGCAAGTTTACGACGTTTGCGATCCATCTATGATCGGGATAAACAACCGTGACCTTAAATCGTTCACAACCGATATCGAGCATACGTTTTCTCTTCTTCCATCTATTAAAAACGAAACACTCGTAATCAGTGAGAGTGGTATCAAAACAGCATCAGATGTTAAGAGTCTGTTCGATCATCATGTGAACGGCATGTTGATCGGAGAAACATTGATGCGAGCGGACTCTATCGAAAAGAAAATCAGAGAGATCTATCATGACTGTTCAAATTAA
- the trpB gene encoding tryptophan synthase subunit beta: protein MTTATVPDTRGRYGVFGGKYVPETIMFALEELEAAFDEAIQDREFNELFQRELAIYSGRPTPLTKADRLSESNGGASIYLKREDLNHTGAHKINNAIGQALLAVRMGKKKIIAETGAGQHGVAAATVAAKYGLSCKVYMGKEDIRRQSLNVFRMKLLGAEVIEVTSGSQTLKDATNEAIREWVAAVEDTFYLIGSAVGPYPYPKMVKQFQQVIGYETESQFKEVQQGKLPDAVVACVGGGSNAIGMFAPFIEKDVPLYGVEAAGMGVETAQHAATLSKGSNGVIHGSLTKLLQTSEGQITEPYSISAGLDYPGIGPEHAYLHETKRVTYEAVTDEEALHALKLLCENEGILCALESAHAVAYSLKLAKNMRKDQQVVVCLSGRGDKDVHTLMDFEEGGNKDE, encoded by the coding sequence ATGACTACAGCTACAGTACCTGATACTAGAGGAAGATATGGAGTGTTCGGCGGAAAATACGTTCCAGAAACGATCATGTTCGCACTCGAAGAGCTTGAGGCTGCTTTTGATGAAGCGATTCAAGATCGAGAATTCAATGAGCTTTTTCAACGTGAACTTGCCATTTATTCTGGTCGTCCTACTCCCTTAACGAAAGCAGACCGATTGAGTGAGTCGAACGGTGGAGCATCCATCTATTTAAAAAGAGAAGATTTAAACCACACAGGGGCACATAAGATCAACAATGCCATCGGTCAAGCACTTTTAGCCGTGAGGATGGGAAAGAAGAAGATCATCGCAGAGACCGGAGCAGGGCAGCATGGTGTAGCTGCAGCAACTGTAGCAGCGAAGTATGGACTGTCTTGTAAGGTTTATATGGGAAAAGAAGATATAAGAAGACAATCTTTAAATGTGTTTCGCATGAAACTGTTAGGAGCTGAAGTGATCGAGGTCACGAGCGGAAGTCAAACGTTAAAAGATGCTACGAACGAGGCGATCCGAGAATGGGTTGCTGCGGTTGAAGATACGTTCTATCTGATCGGTTCTGCTGTAGGACCATATCCATACCCGAAGATGGTCAAACAATTTCAGCAGGTGATCGGTTATGAAACAGAAAGTCAGTTTAAAGAGGTTCAACAAGGAAAGCTTCCAGATGCTGTTGTAGCTTGTGTAGGCGGCGGCAGTAATGCGATCGGCATGTTCGCCCCTTTTATTGAGAAAGATGTACCTCTGTACGGAGTAGAGGCTGCAGGGATGGGTGTAGAGACTGCTCAGCATGCGGCAACGTTATCTAAAGGGTCGAATGGTGTGATACACGGTTCGTTAACGAAGCTTCTTCAGACGAGCGAAGGACAGATTACAGAACCATACTCGATCTCAGCAGGACTCGATTATCCAGGAATAGGACCGGAACATGCATACCTTCATGAAACAAAAAGAGTAACGTATGAAGCAGTCACAGATGAAGAAGCGTTACACGCTTTGAAACTTTTATGTGAGAACGAAGGGATTCTATGTGCGTTAGAGAGTGCCCACGCCGTAGCTTATAGTCTGAAGCTAGCAAAAAACATGCGTAAAGATCAACAGGTAGTAGTCTGTTTATCAGGAAGAGGCGACAAAGATGTTCATACATTGATGGATTTTGAAGAAGGGGGAAATAAAGATGAATAA
- a CDS encoding phosphoribosylanthranilate isomerase, protein MTVQIKYCGCQSEEDYKLLIETKADLIGFIFAESRREVDPKNVNSWIEKYGKPKKLVGVFQNATLQKIKDVMNTVPIDIIQCHGTESIHQLKEIRNHCNKEIYKALPFGENIIEDITAYGKVSDAIIIDSVSQGRFGGTGIPFSWKEVPNMMKTAERLGILCFIAGGIKPENVSELLRQHPHGIDLSGGIEENGKKNVQKIETLERMIMS, encoded by the coding sequence ATGACTGTTCAAATTAAATATTGTGGTTGTCAGTCCGAAGAAGACTACAAACTGCTCATCGAAACAAAAGCAGACCTGATCGGTTTTATCTTTGCGGAAAGTAGAAGAGAAGTTGATCCAAAGAATGTGAACAGCTGGATCGAGAAATACGGAAAACCAAAAAAGTTGGTAGGTGTATTTCAAAATGCAACTCTACAAAAGATCAAGGATGTTATGAACACAGTACCCATTGATATCATCCAGTGTCACGGAACTGAATCGATTCATCAGCTCAAGGAAATAAGAAATCACTGCAACAAAGAAATCTATAAAGCACTTCCTTTTGGAGAAAATATCATCGAAGATATAACGGCATACGGCAAAGTATCAGATGCCATTATCATAGACTCTGTATCTCAAGGAAGATTCGGAGGGACGGGGATTCCATTTTCTTGGAAAGAAGTGCCTAACATGATGAAAACAGCAGAGAGATTAGGAATCTTGTGTTTCATTGCTGGAGGAATCAAACCAGAAAATGTTTCGGAGCTACTGAGACAGCATCCACATGGAATCGACTTAAGTGGTGGTATCGAAGAAAACGGCAAAAAAAATGTACAAAAAATAGAAACGCTTGAAAGGATGATCATGTCATGA
- the trpD gene encoding anthranilate phosphoribosyltransferase encodes MISNIIQKIMKHETLTEGEAFYFMEKLANGDVTDAQGSSVLTIMSFRGETIDEIVGFVKAIRKLSRATDSTQHGELMDTCGTGGDGASTFNISTAVSIILASLGIKVAKHGNKAVTSKSGSSDVLEALGIQAASNHFEANYQLNKHDIAFLHAPYFHPALKKVASLRGELPFRTIFNSIGPLLNPMAPAYQLIGASNEEVAHKLAKVIQKLGINRALIVTGKDGLDECSITGETRMFLVENNTIKSFNFTPEEAGLNRGDLQDLTVSNKQESAELIRSILQGKGNESARNIVILNAAAALFASKRVSSIRDGVEIIKQCLQSKSAYYHLEEMTKEEANAHVN; translated from the coding sequence ATGATTTCAAATATCATTCAAAAAATTATGAAACACGAAACATTAACAGAAGGTGAAGCTTTTTATTTCATGGAGAAATTAGCGAATGGTGATGTAACAGATGCGCAAGGAAGTTCTGTTTTAACCATCATGAGTTTTCGAGGTGAGACGATCGATGAGATCGTTGGTTTTGTTAAAGCGATCAGAAAGCTCTCAAGAGCAACAGATTCCACCCAGCACGGTGAACTGATGGATACCTGTGGCACTGGCGGTGATGGAGCATCGACATTCAACATCTCTACAGCCGTTAGCATCATACTCGCTTCATTAGGGATAAAAGTAGCCAAACACGGTAACAAAGCGGTCACTTCAAAAAGTGGAAGCTCTGATGTGTTAGAGGCTTTAGGCATACAAGCTGCTAGCAACCACTTTGAAGCGAACTACCAATTGAACAAGCACGACATCGCGTTTTTGCACGCTCCATACTTTCATCCGGCACTAAAAAAGGTCGCCTCATTGAGAGGGGAGCTTCCATTTCGAACGATCTTTAATTCTATCGGACCGTTGTTAAACCCGATGGCACCTGCATATCAACTGATTGGAGCGAGTAATGAAGAAGTTGCTCACAAGCTCGCTAAAGTGATTCAGAAGCTTGGAATAAATCGAGCATTGATCGTTACAGGTAAAGATGGACTGGATGAATGCTCGATTACTGGTGAGACCCGGATGTTTTTAGTGGAGAACAACACGATAAAATCCTTCAACTTTACACCTGAAGAAGCGGGGTTGAATCGAGGAGATCTACAGGATCTTACCGTTTCGAACAAACAAGAAAGTGCAGAACTCATCCGTTCCATCTTACAAGGAAAAGGAAATGAATCAGCACGTAACATCGTTATCCTAAACGCTGCTGCCGCACTTTTTGCGTCTAAAAGAGTTTCAAGTATCAGAGACGGCGTGGAAATCATCAAACAATGTCTACAATCAAAATCTGCGTACTATCATCTTGAAGAAATGACGAAAGAAGAGGCGAATGCACATGTTAACTAA